A region of Flavobacterium indicum GPTSA100-9 = DSM 17447 DNA encodes the following proteins:
- a CDS encoding FAD-binding oxidoreductase, with amino-acid sequence MNTTILIKLQEIVGTSYVFTDEENLKKYGHDETEDFIFPPNVVVKPSSVEEIASILKLANEFKIPVVPIGGQTGLSGGALAIHGGIGLSMERLNRIIEIDEKNLQVITEPAVITQVLRETVAEKGLFYPVDPSSMGSCFIGGNIAENSGGARAVKYGVTKDYVLNLEVVLPNGEIIWTGANTLKNSTAYNLTQLMVGSEGTLGIVTKIVLKLLPLYKHNVLLLVPFFKAEQACEAVSAIFRAGIIPSALEFMERDAIDWSLQYVDGISVEVKENHQAHLLIEVDGNYPEILMQEAEKILEVVEQFEIDEVLFADSEEQKNALWKMRRGVAEAVKANSIYKEEDTVVPRYELPVLLKGIKEIGSKYGFQSVCYGHAGDGNLHVNIIKGNMSDENWKTEVPKGIREIFELTVGLKGTLSGEHGIGYVQKNYMNIAFNTVQLNLLQGIKQLFDPNNILNPGKILPDNIN; translated from the coding sequence TTGAACACAACAATTCTAATAAAACTACAAGAAATAGTAGGAACATCCTATGTTTTTACAGATGAAGAAAATCTGAAAAAATATGGGCATGATGAAACTGAAGATTTTATTTTTCCTCCCAATGTAGTTGTTAAACCCTCCTCTGTTGAAGAAATTGCTTCCATATTGAAATTGGCAAATGAATTTAAAATTCCTGTAGTTCCCATTGGAGGACAAACGGGATTAAGTGGTGGAGCTTTAGCCATTCATGGAGGAATTGGACTTTCAATGGAACGGTTAAATCGAATCATTGAAATTGATGAAAAAAATTTACAAGTGATAACAGAACCCGCAGTAATTACCCAAGTTTTAAGAGAAACAGTAGCTGAAAAAGGCTTGTTTTATCCTGTTGATCCGAGTAGCATGGGAAGTTGCTTTATTGGTGGTAATATTGCTGAAAATTCGGGTGGAGCCAGAGCAGTAAAATATGGAGTTACTAAAGATTACGTGCTAAATTTAGAAGTTGTGTTACCCAATGGTGAAATTATCTGGACCGGAGCCAATACGTTAAAAAATTCAACTGCTTATAATTTAACCCAATTGATGGTAGGTAGTGAAGGGACTTTAGGAATTGTTACTAAGATTGTACTTAAACTACTTCCATTATATAAGCATAATGTTTTATTATTAGTTCCATTTTTTAAAGCGGAACAAGCTTGCGAAGCGGTTTCTGCCATTTTTAGAGCTGGAATTATTCCAAGTGCTTTGGAGTTTATGGAGCGAGATGCAATTGATTGGTCGTTGCAATATGTAGATGGAATAAGCGTAGAAGTGAAAGAAAATCACCAAGCTCATTTATTAATTGAAGTAGATGGAAATTACCCTGAAATTTTAATGCAAGAAGCTGAAAAAATTTTAGAAGTTGTTGAACAATTTGAAATTGATGAAGTTTTATTTGCAGATTCCGAAGAGCAAAAAAATGCATTGTGGAAAATGCGTAGGGGAGTAGCCGAAGCAGTTAAAGCGAATTCAATTTATAAAGAAGAAGATACTGTTGTACCAAGATACGAATTACCGGTATTATTAAAAGGTATTAAGGAAATAGGTTCAAAATATGGTTTTCAATCCGTTTGTTATGGTCATGCAGGCGATGGTAATTTACATGTAAATATCATTAAAGGAAACATGTCCGATGAAAATTGGAAAACAGAAGTACCAAAAGGGATACGTGAAATTTTTGAACTAACGGTTGGTTTGAAAGGAACATTATCTGGAGAACATGGCATTGGTTATGTTCAGAAAAATTACATGAATATCGCTTTTAATACTGTACAGCTTAATTTGTTGCAAGGGATTAAACAACTCTTTGATCCTAATAATATTTTGAATCCTGGAAAAATATTACCTGACAATATAAACTAA
- a CDS encoding AEC family transporter has translation MDTIILLFLCLLLGIVFQNVNSFPKNAHLALNQFVLNVSIPAMALYYIPKIKIDESLLFPVGIAWIGFLISFLFFYALGKIFKWSNKLTGCLIIVAGLGNTSFVGFPVLEAMYGKEAIETAIIVDQPGSFVVLSTLGVLVAMLYSKEQPSISIIAKKIFFFPPFIMFVMAVILNIFEVDFPESLQSVFQRLAATVSPIALVAVGLQLKIEKRSKHWKFLSLGLIFKLIITPLFFYLFYKVILGANGLIINVSIMESAMAPMITGAILASTYGLKPKLSSMMVGIGIPLSFITLVLWYFILK, from the coding sequence ATGGATACTATCATACTGCTATTTTTGTGCTTACTTTTAGGAATTGTTTTTCAAAATGTAAATAGTTTTCCAAAAAATGCACATTTAGCTTTGAATCAATTTGTGCTCAATGTATCAATTCCTGCAATGGCATTGTACTATATTCCAAAAATAAAAATTGATGAATCTCTGTTGTTTCCAGTCGGAATTGCCTGGATTGGATTTTTAATATCATTTTTGTTTTTTTATGCCTTAGGTAAAATTTTTAAATGGTCCAATAAACTAACAGGTTGTCTTATTATTGTTGCCGGATTAGGAAATACCTCTTTTGTTGGATTTCCAGTATTAGAAGCTATGTATGGAAAAGAGGCGATTGAAACAGCAATTATTGTAGATCAACCAGGTTCTTTTGTAGTTTTATCTACATTAGGTGTTTTAGTTGCCATGTTGTATTCTAAAGAACAACCGTCAATTTCCATTATAGCCAAAAAAATATTCTTTTTTCCTCCGTTTATCATGTTTGTTATGGCAGTAATTTTAAACATTTTTGAGGTTGATTTTCCTGAATCGTTACAATCTGTATTTCAAAGACTTGCAGCTACGGTTTCACCTATTGCTTTAGTAGCAGTTGGGTTACAATTAAAAATTGAAAAAAGAAGTAAACATTGGAAATTTTTATCTTTAGGTCTTATCTTTAAATTAATAATCACACCCTTGTTCTTTTACTTGTTTTATAAAGTTATTTTGGGTGCAAATGGATTAATTATTAATGTTTCTATAATGGAATCGGCTATGGCTCCCATGATTACTGGGGCAATTTTAGCGTCGACTTATGGATTAAAACCCAAGTTAAGTAGTATGATGGTTGGTATTGGAATTCCATTATCTTTTATTACTTTAGTACTATGGTATTTTATATTAAAATAA